A DNA window from Panthera tigris isolate Pti1 chromosome X, P.tigris_Pti1_mat1.1, whole genome shotgun sequence contains the following coding sequences:
- the LOC122235265 gene encoding putative G antigen family E member 3 produces the protein MSRHVRSRSKSMQRDDLESNQQAAPVVPSDEQPQQEKTPTESQDIIPNHKEENEGAPVVQGPDLGADLQKLAPPKTCSKGRAGPNVKRASLLNLEPIKMPEAGMLSIKNAKYVV, from the exons ATGAGTAGGCATGTAAGATCAAGATCCAAATCTATGCAAAGAGATGATCTAGAGTCTAACCAGCAAGCTGCACCTGTGGTT CCTAGTGATGAGCAACCTCAACAAGAGAAGACACCAACTGAGAGCCAGGATATTATACCCaatcacaaggaagaaaatgaaggagcACCTGTGGTTCAAG GGCCTGATCTGGGAGCTGATCTCCAGAAACTGGCTCCACCAAAGACTTGCAGTAAGGGTAGAGCTGGTCCAAATGTCAAGAGGGCAAGTTTACTAAATTTAGAGCCCATTAAAATGCCAGAAGCAGGTATGTTATCCATTAAGAATGCAAAGTATGTGGTTTAG